In Geotrypetes seraphini chromosome 4, aGeoSer1.1, whole genome shotgun sequence, a single window of DNA contains:
- the ZFPM1 gene encoding zinc finger protein ZFPM1 isoform X2: MEDVEDHLAENSSLSEKEGGASDHEGSAEGDTSSLPCSEETEAKEAIESPKVLETKEPEGVKKELNRWNGPDELELISLEGGNSVRANRDLPKGLSWGPYAGRFQSKPGSLEAAEPSPAMSLALEEEHCWFSMLPLVATEADANAVLYRKGEEIWCKITADVCKADAISACLLSEPLAVPSHEVKPEPTYPAQLHSEIQLLPQQAGMAAILATAVVNKDVFPCKDCGIWYRSERNLQAHLMYYCASRQSASSPSVEEKPKESYPNERVCPFPLCKKSCPSASSLEIHMRSHSGERPFVCLICLSAFTTKANCERHLKVHTDTLTGVCHGCGFVSTTRDILYSHLVTNHMACQPGAKGEVYSPAANAKPVTPGPSPGKCSSILKCSLCGFVADSLTGLQQHAGIHAVPPAPSDAVGGDLSPSQESTTAPETAQKNLQLDVLENGDADSLKDRASSSCSPSETMLDVKIKEEPGLDQNHRAALDHLSCSPKQEGPSGKSSPRSPLCAVVKTEVTSPTPGSSPVPSEPGTAVAGGTVFLPQYVFGHEAAVVPQASEILAKMSELVHSRLKQGHGGGPALYAGAPVQKGATCFECEITFNNINNYYVHKRLYCSSRHAHEDSPPAVRKLKAAPGKTTVPAGGAKSSQLPTAEEQGASSSQEEAEGEVGTHATESKLADIKLEDGALKDTSSEGDSASRLSDDCQSPSSSVDDLDDDPTKTVCDACNIRFSRHETYMVHKRYYCASRHDPPLRRVNSGKAPFLPQPVRTRKRRKLYEIHGMASPSLLPAHQAQELPLSQLTGGQGGSGEPLAVTTRSEPTPVLPGLISMTKVATVPSPSSSPDAEGPIDLSKKRRLEGDVTPAPLLALADYHECTACKISFNSLEKYLVHKKYDCSSAPLQPRPLQHLQNPKSAECGVTKRKVNSGTDGQERREGTDSGRVKVERRMSLSPGSVTASAAGYPCGPELDSRQRFVSVAKNHQPPTSTPTPSCPYCPLNGTIKGDLIEHVKNVHGLLVAKAATGHILQGNFIEVVVAGRTQAGSTSEGGLPSPPIASVSSPLQPGLRPRKEAKEMSSVPLSNGSPLQSNSPRLLLPLSPALPLNISPTPEALREVGRKPSTPPLHTDKSVQTSKDLPASAPNGNQRYCRLCNIRFSSLSTFIAHKKYYCSSHTAEHIK, translated from the exons AGCCCTGCGATGAGCCTGGCCCTGGAGGAGGAACACTGCTGGTTCTCCATGCTGCCCTTGGTTGCCACTGAAGCGGATGCCAACGCTGTACTATACAGGAAAG GTGAGGAAATCTGGTGCAAGATCACAGCGGACGTGTGCAAGGCCGACGCCATCAGCGCCTGCTTGCTGTCGGAGCCCCTGGCCGTCCCGAGCCACGAGGTGAAGCCCGAGCCCACCTACCCTGCTCAGCTGCACTCGGAGATCCAGCTGCTCCCCCAGCAGGCTGGCATGGCTGCCATACTGGCTACAGCAGTGGTTAACA AGGATGTCTTTCCCTGCAAGGACTGTGGTATCTGGTACCGGAGCGAGAGGAACCTGCAGGCGCATCTGATGTATTATTGCGCAAGCCGCCAAAGTGCCAGCTCGCCATCGGTGGAAGAGAAACCCAAGGAGTCGTACCCCAACGAGCGCGTCTGTCCCTTTCCGCTGTGCAAGAAGAGCTGCCCCAGTGCCAGCTCGCTGGAGATACATATGCGCAGTCACAGCG GAGAGAGGCCCTTTGTCTGTCTGATCTGCCTTTCTGCGTTCACCACCAAGGCAAACTGTGAAAGGCATCTGAAGGTGCACACGGACACGCTCACTG GCGTGTGCCATGGGTGCGGATTTGTCTCCACTACCAGAGATATCCTGTACAGTCATTTAGTGACAAATCACATGGCCTGCCAACCAGGGGCCAAGGGGGAGGTGTACTCGCCAGCAGCGAATGCCAAGCCAGTGACGCCAG GTCCGAGTCCAGGAAAGTGCTCATCGATACTGAAATGCAGCCTGTGTGGGTTCGTTGCCGACAGTCTCACCGGTCTGCAGCAGCACGCTGGGATACACGCAGTGCCACCCGCGCCATCAGACGCGGTCGGTGGCGATCTGAGCCCCAGCCAGGAGTCGACTACTGCTCCCGAGACAGCCCAAAAGAACTTGCAGCTGGACGTTCTGGAGAATGGCGATGCCGATTCTCTAAAAGACAGAGcctcctcttcctgctcccccagtGAGACGATGCTGGACGTAAAGATCAAGGAAGAACCTGGCCTGGACCAGAACCACAGGGCAGCCTTGGATCACCTGAGCTGCAGCCCCAAACAGGAAGGACCCTCCGGGAAGTCATCGCCACGGAGCCCGCTGTGTGCAGTGGTGAAAACCGAAGTTACAAGCCCCACCCCCGGCTCCAGCCCTGTCCCCAGTGAGCCAGGGACGGCTGTCGCCGGAGGCACGGTCTTTCTGCCCCAGTACGTGTTTGGACACGAAGCTGCCGTGGTCCCTCAGGCATCTGAAATCCTGGCCAAGATGTCGGAGCTGGTCCACAGCCGATTGAAGCAGGGTCACGGGGGTGGGCCAGCTCTCTATGCCGGAGCTCCGGTGCAGAAAGGGGCCACCTGCTTTGAGTGTGAAATCACCTTTAATAACATCAATAATTATTATGTACACAAACGCCTGTACTGTTCCAGCCGCCATGCGCATGAGGACAGTCCACCTGCCGTGCGCAAGCTCAAAGCAGCACCTGGGAAGACCACGGTACCGGCAGGGGGCGCCAAGAGCTCGCAGCTCCCCACCGCCGAAGAGCAGGGAGCCTCCAGTTCCCAAGAGGAGGCCGAAGGCGAAGTCGGCACGCACGCAACCGAGAGCAAGCTGGCGGACATCAAACTGGAGGATGGGGCCTTGAAGGATACATCCTCTGAGGGGGACAGTGCCAGCAGGCTGAGTGACGATTGCCAGAGCCCCAGCAGTTCGGTGGACGACCTCGACGATGATCCCACCAAGACGGTATGCGACGCGTGTAACATACGCTTCAGCCGCCACGAGACCTACATGGTGCACAAGCGCTATTACTGCGCCTCACGGCATGACCCGCCCCTGCGCAGAGTGAACTCGGGCAAAGCGCCTTTCCTGCCCCAGCCGGTGCGCACCCGTAAACGGCGGAAGCTGTATGAGATCCACGGCATGGCCAGCCCCTCGCTTCTGCCAGCACACCAGGCGCAAGAGCTGCCGCTCTCTCAGCTGAcgggggggcaggggggcagcGGCGAACCCCTTGCTGTGACCACCAGATCAGAGCCCACGCCTGTCCTGCCAGGCCTTATTTCCATGACAAAAGTGGCGACCGTTCCGTCCCCGAGCTCTAGCCCCGATGCCGAAGGGCCAATTGACCTCAGCAAGAAGCGCCGACTCGAAGGCGACGTCACGCCTGCCCCGCTCCTAGCACTGGCGGACTACCACGAATGCACTGCGTGCAAAATCAGCTTCAACAGTCTGGAGAAGTACCTGGTTCACAAGAAATATGACTGCTCGTCTGCCCCACTCCAGCCAAGGCCGCTGCAGCATCTGCAGAACCCGAAGAGCGCCGAGTGTGGCGTGACGAAGCGAAAGGTAAACAGCGGCACAGACGGCCAGGAGCGAAGGGAAGGCACGGACAGCGGGAGAGTGAAAGTGGAGAGGAGGATGTCGCTCAGTCCAGGATCGGTCACGGCTTCGGCCGCGGGATACCCTTGCGGCCCTGAGCTGGACTCCCGGCAGCGCTTTGTCAGCGTCGCAAAAAACCATCAGCCTCCAACCAGCACCCCGACACCATCCTGCCCGTATTGTCCACTCAATGGAACCATCAAAGGCGACTTGATAGAGCACGTCAAAAATGTCCACGGGCTACTGGTCGCCAAAGCAGCGACAGGACACATACTGCAGGGCAATTTCATTGAAGTGGTGGTGGCAGGCCGGACACAAGCTGGCAGTACTTCAGAGGGTGGCCTACCAAGCCCACCCATAGCTTCTGTGTCATCTCCCCTCCAGCCAGGCCTGAGGCCCAGGAAAGAGGCGAAGGAGATGTCCTCTGTGCCGTTATCCAATGGAAGCCCTCTTCAGTCCAACTCGCCCAGACTGCTCCTGCCTCTGTCCCCAGCTCTCCCGTTAAACATCTCCCCGACCCCTGAGGCTCTGAGAGAGGTGGGGCGTAAGCCTTCTACTCCGCCATTACACACGGACAAATCCGTGCAGACTTCCAAAGACCTCCCGGCCTCTGCCCCTAACGGAAACCAGAGATACTGCCGGCTGTGTAATATCAGGTTTAGCAGCCTCTCCACCTTCATAGCACATAAGAAATACTACTGCTCCTCACACACAGCCGAACATATTAAGTGA
- the ZFPM1 gene encoding zinc finger protein ZFPM1 isoform X4, whose protein sequence is MSRRKQRNPRQIKQTEAKEAIESPKVLETKEPEGVKKELNRWNGPDELELISLEGGNSVRANRDLPKGLSWGPYAGRFQSKPGSLEAAEPSPAMSLALEEEHCWFSMLPLVATEADANAVLYRKGEEIWCKITADVCKADAISACLLSEPLAVPSHEVKPEPTYPAQLHSEIQLLPQQAGMAAILATAVVNKDVFPCKDCGIWYRSERNLQAHLMYYCASRQSASSPSVEEKPKESYPNERVCPFPLCKKSCPSASSLEIHMRSHSGERPFVCLICLSAFTTKANCERHLKVHTDTLTGVCHGCGFVSTTRDILYSHLVTNHMACQPGAKGEVYSPAANAKPVTPGPSPGKCSSILKCSLCGFVADSLTGLQQHAGIHAVPPAPSDAVGGDLSPSQESTTAPETAQKNLQLDVLENGDADSLKDRASSSCSPSETMLDVKIKEEPGLDQNHRAALDHLSCSPKQEGPSGKSSPRSPLCAVVKTEVTSPTPGSSPVPSEPGTAVAGGTVFLPQYVFGHEAAVVPQASEILAKMSELVHSRLKQGHGGGPALYAGAPVQKGATCFECEITFNNINNYYVHKRLYCSSRHAHEDSPPAVRKLKAAPGKTTVPAGGAKSSQLPTAEEQGASSSQEEAEGEVGTHATESKLADIKLEDGALKDTSSEGDSASRLSDDCQSPSSSVDDLDDDPTKTVCDACNIRFSRHETYMVHKRYYCASRHDPPLRRVNSGKAPFLPQPVRTRKRRKLYEIHGMASPSLLPAHQAQELPLSQLTGGQGGSGEPLAVTTRSEPTPVLPGLISMTKVATVPSPSSSPDAEGPIDLSKKRRLEGDVTPAPLLALADYHECTACKISFNSLEKYLVHKKYDCSSAPLQPRPLQHLQNPKSAECGVTKRKVNSGTDGQERREGTDSGRVKVERRMSLSPGSVTASAAGYPCGPELDSRQRFVSVAKNHQPPTSTPTPSCPYCPLNGTIKGDLIEHVKNVHGLLVAKAATGHILQGNFIEVVVAGRTQAGSTSEGGLPSPPIASVSSPLQPGLRPRKEAKEMSSVPLSNGSPLQSNSPRLLLPLSPALPLNISPTPEALREVGRKPSTPPLHTDKSVQTSKDLPASAPNGNQRYCRLCNIRFSSLSTFIAHKKYYCSSHTAEHIK, encoded by the exons AGCCCTGCGATGAGCCTGGCCCTGGAGGAGGAACACTGCTGGTTCTCCATGCTGCCCTTGGTTGCCACTGAAGCGGATGCCAACGCTGTACTATACAGGAAAG GTGAGGAAATCTGGTGCAAGATCACAGCGGACGTGTGCAAGGCCGACGCCATCAGCGCCTGCTTGCTGTCGGAGCCCCTGGCCGTCCCGAGCCACGAGGTGAAGCCCGAGCCCACCTACCCTGCTCAGCTGCACTCGGAGATCCAGCTGCTCCCCCAGCAGGCTGGCATGGCTGCCATACTGGCTACAGCAGTGGTTAACA AGGATGTCTTTCCCTGCAAGGACTGTGGTATCTGGTACCGGAGCGAGAGGAACCTGCAGGCGCATCTGATGTATTATTGCGCAAGCCGCCAAAGTGCCAGCTCGCCATCGGTGGAAGAGAAACCCAAGGAGTCGTACCCCAACGAGCGCGTCTGTCCCTTTCCGCTGTGCAAGAAGAGCTGCCCCAGTGCCAGCTCGCTGGAGATACATATGCGCAGTCACAGCG GAGAGAGGCCCTTTGTCTGTCTGATCTGCCTTTCTGCGTTCACCACCAAGGCAAACTGTGAAAGGCATCTGAAGGTGCACACGGACACGCTCACTG GCGTGTGCCATGGGTGCGGATTTGTCTCCACTACCAGAGATATCCTGTACAGTCATTTAGTGACAAATCACATGGCCTGCCAACCAGGGGCCAAGGGGGAGGTGTACTCGCCAGCAGCGAATGCCAAGCCAGTGACGCCAG GTCCGAGTCCAGGAAAGTGCTCATCGATACTGAAATGCAGCCTGTGTGGGTTCGTTGCCGACAGTCTCACCGGTCTGCAGCAGCACGCTGGGATACACGCAGTGCCACCCGCGCCATCAGACGCGGTCGGTGGCGATCTGAGCCCCAGCCAGGAGTCGACTACTGCTCCCGAGACAGCCCAAAAGAACTTGCAGCTGGACGTTCTGGAGAATGGCGATGCCGATTCTCTAAAAGACAGAGcctcctcttcctgctcccccagtGAGACGATGCTGGACGTAAAGATCAAGGAAGAACCTGGCCTGGACCAGAACCACAGGGCAGCCTTGGATCACCTGAGCTGCAGCCCCAAACAGGAAGGACCCTCCGGGAAGTCATCGCCACGGAGCCCGCTGTGTGCAGTGGTGAAAACCGAAGTTACAAGCCCCACCCCCGGCTCCAGCCCTGTCCCCAGTGAGCCAGGGACGGCTGTCGCCGGAGGCACGGTCTTTCTGCCCCAGTACGTGTTTGGACACGAAGCTGCCGTGGTCCCTCAGGCATCTGAAATCCTGGCCAAGATGTCGGAGCTGGTCCACAGCCGATTGAAGCAGGGTCACGGGGGTGGGCCAGCTCTCTATGCCGGAGCTCCGGTGCAGAAAGGGGCCACCTGCTTTGAGTGTGAAATCACCTTTAATAACATCAATAATTATTATGTACACAAACGCCTGTACTGTTCCAGCCGCCATGCGCATGAGGACAGTCCACCTGCCGTGCGCAAGCTCAAAGCAGCACCTGGGAAGACCACGGTACCGGCAGGGGGCGCCAAGAGCTCGCAGCTCCCCACCGCCGAAGAGCAGGGAGCCTCCAGTTCCCAAGAGGAGGCCGAAGGCGAAGTCGGCACGCACGCAACCGAGAGCAAGCTGGCGGACATCAAACTGGAGGATGGGGCCTTGAAGGATACATCCTCTGAGGGGGACAGTGCCAGCAGGCTGAGTGACGATTGCCAGAGCCCCAGCAGTTCGGTGGACGACCTCGACGATGATCCCACCAAGACGGTATGCGACGCGTGTAACATACGCTTCAGCCGCCACGAGACCTACATGGTGCACAAGCGCTATTACTGCGCCTCACGGCATGACCCGCCCCTGCGCAGAGTGAACTCGGGCAAAGCGCCTTTCCTGCCCCAGCCGGTGCGCACCCGTAAACGGCGGAAGCTGTATGAGATCCACGGCATGGCCAGCCCCTCGCTTCTGCCAGCACACCAGGCGCAAGAGCTGCCGCTCTCTCAGCTGAcgggggggcaggggggcagcGGCGAACCCCTTGCTGTGACCACCAGATCAGAGCCCACGCCTGTCCTGCCAGGCCTTATTTCCATGACAAAAGTGGCGACCGTTCCGTCCCCGAGCTCTAGCCCCGATGCCGAAGGGCCAATTGACCTCAGCAAGAAGCGCCGACTCGAAGGCGACGTCACGCCTGCCCCGCTCCTAGCACTGGCGGACTACCACGAATGCACTGCGTGCAAAATCAGCTTCAACAGTCTGGAGAAGTACCTGGTTCACAAGAAATATGACTGCTCGTCTGCCCCACTCCAGCCAAGGCCGCTGCAGCATCTGCAGAACCCGAAGAGCGCCGAGTGTGGCGTGACGAAGCGAAAGGTAAACAGCGGCACAGACGGCCAGGAGCGAAGGGAAGGCACGGACAGCGGGAGAGTGAAAGTGGAGAGGAGGATGTCGCTCAGTCCAGGATCGGTCACGGCTTCGGCCGCGGGATACCCTTGCGGCCCTGAGCTGGACTCCCGGCAGCGCTTTGTCAGCGTCGCAAAAAACCATCAGCCTCCAACCAGCACCCCGACACCATCCTGCCCGTATTGTCCACTCAATGGAACCATCAAAGGCGACTTGATAGAGCACGTCAAAAATGTCCACGGGCTACTGGTCGCCAAAGCAGCGACAGGACACATACTGCAGGGCAATTTCATTGAAGTGGTGGTGGCAGGCCGGACACAAGCTGGCAGTACTTCAGAGGGTGGCCTACCAAGCCCACCCATAGCTTCTGTGTCATCTCCCCTCCAGCCAGGCCTGAGGCCCAGGAAAGAGGCGAAGGAGATGTCCTCTGTGCCGTTATCCAATGGAAGCCCTCTTCAGTCCAACTCGCCCAGACTGCTCCTGCCTCTGTCCCCAGCTCTCCCGTTAAACATCTCCCCGACCCCTGAGGCTCTGAGAGAGGTGGGGCGTAAGCCTTCTACTCCGCCATTACACACGGACAAATCCGTGCAGACTTCCAAAGACCTCCCGGCCTCTGCCCCTAACGGAAACCAGAGATACTGCCGGCTGTGTAATATCAGGTTTAGCAGCCTCTCCACCTTCATAGCACATAAGAAATACTACTGCTCCTCACACACAGCCGAACATATTAAGTGA